The following coding sequences lie in one Trueperaceae bacterium genomic window:
- the proC gene encoding pyrroline-5-carboxylate reductase — MKLAIVGAGKMGGAVLTGALRAGVLEADDVGIYHPDPDRRAALAAAHGVATLDDDGVHRAERVLIGVKPQAFERVAPLIARRGGCYVSIMAGVPADAIARRVGSRRVIRAMPNLGARARVSSTALASLSDATAEDVAFAEALFEAVGRVHPLPEARFDAFTGLAGSGPAYAALVAEALADGGVRAGFGREEARALARDVLRAAAALLEEDGPADLKDEVASAGGTAIAGVRELERHGTRFALMEAVEAATARARALSGGDDT, encoded by the coding sequence GTGAAACTCGCCATCGTAGGGGCCGGCAAGATGGGCGGCGCGGTCCTGACCGGCGCCCTCCGCGCCGGCGTGCTGGAGGCCGACGACGTCGGGATCTACCATCCCGACCCCGACCGGCGGGCGGCGCTCGCCGCCGCGCACGGCGTCGCGACGCTCGACGACGACGGCGTCCACCGCGCCGAACGGGTCCTGATCGGCGTGAAGCCGCAGGCGTTCGAACGCGTCGCGCCGCTGATCGCGCGGCGCGGCGGCTGTTACGTGTCGATCATGGCGGGCGTCCCCGCCGACGCGATCGCGCGCCGGGTCGGGAGCCGCCGCGTGATTCGCGCCATGCCGAACCTCGGCGCGCGCGCTCGCGTGTCCTCCACCGCCCTCGCGTCGCTGTCGGACGCGACCGCGGAGGACGTCGCCTTCGCCGAGGCGTTGTTCGAGGCGGTCGGGCGGGTCCATCCCCTCCCCGAAGCGCGCTTCGACGCCTTCACCGGCCTCGCGGGGTCCGGCCCCGCCTACGCCGCCCTCGTCGCCGAAGCCCTCGCCGACGGCGGGGTCCGCGCCGGCTTCGGGCGGGAGGAGGCGCGCGCGTTGGCGCGCGACGTGCTGCGCGCCGCCGCCGCCCTCCTGGAGGAGGACGGCCCCGCCGACCTCAAGGACGAGGTCGCGTCGGCAGGAGGGACCGCCATCGCCGGCGTCCGGGAGCTCGAGCGGCACGGCACCCGGTTCGCATTGATGGAGGCGGTCGAGGCCGCCACCGCCCGCGCACGAGCCCTCTCCGGCGGGGACGACACGTGA